One Bradyrhizobium sp. ISRA464 genomic window carries:
- a CDS encoding sugar ABC transporter permease yields the protein MDKMTTIFQPDHVTIPSVSEPAKSRAALRVRGLSDRTIAWLFVAPTIALLLAINIFPLVWMIRLSFTNLNLSMSYLPLRFVGLDNFSDILTDEDVWIRLQTTAQFVICSVALQVVVGFGLALLINRQFRGHSFWTTIILLPMMLSPAVVGNFWTLLLQPQIGPFNYLIGLFTGAPPSSFSMTGQVSLAPWTIVLVDTWMWAPYVMLICLAGLRSIPDYIYEAAEVDRASAWRQFWSITLPMTVPFLMLAVLFRAIENFKMFDMVNLLTSGGPGSTTELVSISLKRAAFEKWRTGYSSALAIILFVTVFGAANIYVKTLNKVKQR from the coding sequence ATGGACAAGATGACGACGATCTTCCAACCTGATCATGTTACGATTCCGAGCGTGAGCGAGCCCGCCAAATCCCGCGCCGCGCTGCGCGTCCGCGGACTGTCCGACCGGACCATTGCGTGGCTGTTCGTTGCGCCGACGATCGCACTTCTGCTCGCGATCAACATCTTCCCGCTGGTCTGGATGATCCGGCTATCCTTCACCAACCTGAACCTCAGCATGTCCTACCTGCCGCTGCGGTTCGTTGGCCTCGACAATTTCAGCGACATCCTCACCGACGAGGACGTCTGGATCCGGCTCCAGACCACAGCGCAGTTCGTGATCTGCTCGGTGGCCTTGCAGGTGGTGGTCGGGTTTGGTCTGGCGCTGCTAATCAACCGCCAGTTCCGCGGTCACAGCTTCTGGACTACGATTATCCTGCTGCCGATGATGCTGTCGCCGGCGGTCGTCGGCAATTTCTGGACGCTATTGCTGCAGCCGCAGATCGGGCCGTTCAACTATCTGATCGGCCTGTTCACCGGTGCGCCGCCGAGCTCGTTCAGCATGACCGGGCAGGTCTCGCTCGCGCCCTGGACCATCGTGCTGGTCGACACCTGGATGTGGGCGCCCTACGTGATGCTGATTTGCCTTGCCGGGCTTCGATCGATCCCCGACTACATCTATGAGGCGGCCGAAGTTGATCGTGCCTCGGCGTGGCGGCAGTTCTGGTCGATCACGCTGCCGATGACGGTACCGTTCCTGATGCTCGCGGTGTTGTTCCGCGCGATCGAGAACTTCAAGATGTTCGACATGGTCAATCTCCTGACCTCGGGCGGACCGGGCTCGACCACCGAGCTGGTGTCGATCTCGCTGAAGCGTGCGGCGTTCGAGAAGTGGCGCACCGGCTATTCCTCGGCGCTCGCCATCATCCTGTTCGTGACCGTGTTCGGTGCCGCCAACATCTACGTCAAAACGCTGAACAAGGTGAAGCAACGATGA
- a CDS encoding extracellular solute-binding protein, giving the protein MRTFNWLKSSAATTVLGAALLGIFGGGEAAAQSKQLTLCWAAWDPANALVELGKDFTKQSGIEMKYEFVPWTSYADRFLNELNSHGKLCDLIIGDSQWIGGAAENKWYVKLNDFFDKEHISMDDFVPATVVGYSQWPKNSPNYWALPAMADAVGWTYRKDWFSRPDVQSAFKAKYGRDLAPPKTYDELKQIAEFFQGREIDGKKVYGAYIFTERGSEGITMGVTNVLYNYGFAYDNPKKPYQMQGIVNSADAAKGLEFYKELYKCCTAPGLTNAYMQEGLDAFKSGQVAMQMNWFAFFPGLYKDPNVGGDKIGFFVNPAGPKGHFTQLGGQGISVVSTSDHKDDALAYIKWFAQPAVQQKWWQIGGYSALKAVVDAPDFPKSAPFAPQFLESMSIVKDFWAEPSYAQLLLDMQKRVHDYVVADKGAAQQALDLLVKDWTKVFKEQGKEVASQ; this is encoded by the coding sequence ATGCGGACATTCAATTGGTTAAAAAGCTCGGCTGCAACCACCGTCCTCGGGGCGGCGCTGCTCGGGATATTCGGCGGAGGCGAAGCGGCAGCCCAGAGCAAGCAGCTCACGCTGTGCTGGGCGGCGTGGGATCCGGCCAATGCACTGGTCGAACTAGGCAAGGACTTCACCAAGCAGTCCGGCATCGAGATGAAATACGAGTTCGTCCCCTGGACGAGCTATGCGGATCGCTTCCTCAACGAGCTCAACTCCCACGGCAAGCTCTGCGACCTGATCATCGGCGACAGCCAATGGATCGGCGGCGCCGCCGAGAACAAGTGGTACGTCAAGCTCAACGACTTCTTCGACAAAGAGCACATCTCGATGGACGACTTCGTTCCTGCGACAGTGGTCGGCTACTCGCAATGGCCGAAGAATTCGCCGAACTACTGGGCGCTGCCGGCCATGGCCGATGCGGTGGGCTGGACCTACCGCAAGGACTGGTTCTCGCGGCCCGACGTTCAATCGGCATTCAAGGCCAAGTACGGCCGGGATCTGGCGCCGCCGAAGACCTATGACGAGCTGAAGCAGATCGCTGAGTTCTTCCAGGGCCGCGAGATCGACGGCAAGAAGGTCTATGGCGCCTACATCTTCACCGAGCGTGGCTCGGAAGGCATCACCATGGGCGTGACCAACGTGCTCTACAATTACGGCTTCGCCTACGACAATCCGAAGAAGCCGTACCAGATGCAGGGCATCGTCAATTCCGCCGACGCGGCCAAGGGGCTCGAGTTCTACAAGGAGCTCTACAAATGCTGCACCGCGCCGGGCCTGACCAACGCCTACATGCAGGAAGGGCTGGATGCCTTCAAGTCTGGCCAGGTGGCGATGCAGATGAACTGGTTCGCCTTCTTCCCCGGCCTCTACAAGGATCCCAACGTCGGCGGCGACAAGATCGGCTTCTTCGTCAATCCGGCCGGTCCGAAAGGGCATTTCACCCAGCTCGGCGGACAGGGCATCTCGGTGGTGTCGACCTCCGACCACAAGGACGACGCGCTCGCCTACATCAAGTGGTTCGCGCAGCCCGCAGTGCAGCAGAAATGGTGGCAGATCGGCGGCTACTCTGCCCTGAAGGCGGTCGTTGATGCGCCCGACTTCCCGAAAAGCGCGCCGTTCGCACCGCAATTCCTGGAATCGATGAGCATCGTGAAAGACTTCTGGGCCGAGCCGTCCTACGCGCAGCTGCTGCTCGACATGCAGAAGCGGGTGCACGACTACGTTGTTGCCGACAAGGGCGCGGCGCAGCAGGCGCTCGATCTCCTGGTCAAGGACTGGACCAAGGTGTTCAAGGAGCAAGGCAAGGAGGTCGCCTCGCAATAG
- a CDS encoding NAD-glutamate dehydrogenase, translating to MEDIMPWRDDKARATLIRDAAGRVQPGKSPRAFAELLFGYTNIEDLANCDAASLALLAEQAWEHVQRRAAGSADIRIVNPMMSDGREISVLEILNDNMPFLFDSTMAELAEQGIEVALVAHPIIAVERDDQGKLLHFYGEALPEGAKGARESLIHLHITRLDVETDRQKLIDGLTGTLNDVRACVTDWRTMRDRVEEAIKTFSSNPPPLPIDEVAEANQFLQWLCADNFTFLGVREYRFSPDSDASDDITTGEGLGILRDPEAKVLRRGTEMVVMTSEIREFLHEPTLLIVIKANVSSRVHRRIRMDYVGIKLYTPDGRLEGELRVVGLFTSGAYTRSVRQIPYVRHKVSRVLQRAGFDPSGHSGKALMHILEEYPRDELFQIDVDALYNFVIEILILYERPRIRTLARVDKFDRFVSILTFIPRDKYDTDVRTRVGAFLSQVYKGTLAASYVSFPEGALARVHYIVGRYEGKTPVVERATLEAGISAIAATWADKLRAALTASTDGMRARMLTNRYARAFSGGYTEVFTAEQAIADITTIEKLTPARPVTISVYRIDGDDPRRFGLKVFSDAAPLSLSYRVPVIENHGLRVVNERTYQIVPGNRPEPVWLHDMTIETSDGQPIEINPEFSHRLEASIMAVVTDRAESDGYNALILRTALGWREVSTIRALSRYLHQIRAPFTQDYMWETLRKNAAITATLVALFQARLDPRLALTDAERSARETALLAEIEDQLTSVASLDEDRILRRFTNLVQATVRTNLWQIGENGHPRPVISFKFEARRIDDLPAPRPLYEIFVYSPRVEGIHLRFGKVARGGLRWSDRPQDFRTEILGLAKAQQVKNAVIVPVGAKGGFVPKRLPPPSNRDAWLAEGTEVYRIFVRSLLELTDNLDGDIVVPPESTLRHDGDDPYLVVAADKGTATFSDVANAISAEKNHWLGDAFASGGSQGYDHKKMGITARGAWEAVKHHFRELGTDIQTMPFTAVGVGDMSGDVFGNGMLLSPATKLVAAFDHRDIFIDPSPDPSISFAERKRLFDAPRSSWQDYNKSLISQGGGVFSRLLKAIPLAPEVRTLLDLDKPQATPFEVMTAILKARADLLWFGGIGTYVRSSGESDDQVGDRANDPIRITGGDVRARVIGEGANLGVTQRGRIEAALKGVKLNTDAIDNSAGVNTSDVEVNIKIALARPEREGRLSPTDRNSLLAAMTDEVGALVLRNNYLQTLALSLAERKGVAETGFLARLMQSLEQRGLLSRAVEFLPDDAALTERTRRGQFLTRPELAVLLAYAKLTLYDDLLVTSVPDDPYLARELSQYFPREVRDKFPTAVDFHRLRREIIATSLVNAVINRGGPACVVRLIDETDADIPTIVMAYVAVDESYGLKWLNDAIDALDACIDGQLQLSLYATVQDLLLSRMVWYVRNVDFKDGLEAVIARFGPAIREIVAGLDTALPPDLQAARSKRRQDLTDAGVPAGLAGELADLDALVSAPDIVTVAERTTRPIGDAAATFFDAEANFRLDRIIAAARSVPANDYFERMAIDRAVEQIAGAERRLAADMLATGQSGHPAVETWLAAHPEATRIRRSVEEIAASGLTLAKLTVAANLLGDLVKA from the coding sequence CGCCGATATCCGCATCGTCAATCCGATGATGTCGGATGGGCGCGAGATTTCCGTGCTCGAAATTCTCAACGACAACATGCCCTTCCTGTTCGATTCCACCATGGCGGAGCTCGCCGAGCAGGGCATCGAAGTCGCCCTCGTCGCTCACCCGATCATCGCGGTGGAGCGCGATGACCAAGGCAAGCTCCTGCACTTCTACGGCGAAGCATTGCCGGAAGGGGCAAAGGGCGCGAGAGAGAGCCTGATTCACCTCCACATCACCCGTCTGGATGTCGAGACCGACCGGCAGAAGCTGATCGACGGCCTGACCGGGACGTTGAACGACGTGCGCGCCTGCGTCACCGACTGGCGAACCATGCGCGACCGGGTCGAGGAAGCGATAAAGACTTTCTCTTCCAATCCGCCGCCGCTGCCAATCGACGAGGTGGCCGAAGCCAACCAGTTCCTGCAATGGCTCTGCGCGGACAATTTCACCTTCCTGGGCGTGCGCGAATATCGCTTCTCGCCCGACAGCGATGCGTCGGACGACATCACCACCGGTGAAGGCCTCGGCATCCTCCGCGATCCGGAAGCGAAGGTCCTGCGCCGCGGTACCGAAATGGTGGTGATGACGTCGGAAATCCGCGAGTTCTTGCACGAACCCACCCTGCTCATCGTCATCAAGGCCAATGTCTCCAGCCGCGTCCATCGCCGCATCCGGATGGATTATGTCGGCATCAAGCTCTATACGCCCGACGGCCGGCTCGAGGGCGAACTGCGAGTCGTCGGCCTGTTCACCTCGGGCGCCTATACCCGCTCGGTACGACAGATCCCTTATGTCCGCCACAAGGTTTCGCGGGTGCTCCAGCGCGCCGGCTTCGACCCGAGCGGCCATTCCGGCAAGGCGCTCATGCATATTCTCGAAGAATATCCGCGTGACGAACTGTTCCAGATCGATGTCGACGCTCTCTACAATTTCGTCATAGAAATCCTGATCCTCTACGAGCGCCCGCGCATCCGGACGCTGGCGCGGGTCGACAAGTTCGATCGCTTCGTCTCCATCCTCACTTTCATTCCGCGCGACAAATACGACACCGACGTCCGCACGCGCGTCGGCGCCTTCCTGTCGCAAGTCTACAAGGGGACCCTTGCCGCCTCCTACGTATCATTCCCTGAGGGGGCGCTTGCGCGCGTCCACTACATCGTCGGTCGCTACGAAGGCAAAACGCCCGTCGTCGAGCGCGCCACCCTGGAAGCCGGAATCAGCGCCATTGCCGCAACCTGGGCCGACAAGTTGAGGGCCGCGCTCACTGCGTCGACCGACGGCATGCGGGCGCGCATGCTGACCAACCGATATGCCCGGGCCTTTAGCGGCGGCTATACCGAGGTTTTCACGGCGGAGCAGGCGATCGCCGATATCACAACCATCGAGAAGCTGACGCCAGCCCGCCCGGTGACGATTTCGGTTTACCGCATCGATGGCGACGATCCCAGGCGCTTCGGCCTGAAGGTGTTTTCGGACGCCGCACCGCTGTCGCTGTCTTATCGCGTGCCGGTGATCGAAAATCATGGTCTGCGCGTGGTCAACGAACGCACCTATCAGATCGTGCCCGGTAACCGGCCGGAGCCGGTCTGGCTGCACGACATGACGATCGAGACCAGTGACGGCCAGCCCATCGAGATCAACCCGGAATTCAGCCATCGCCTGGAAGCCTCGATCATGGCGGTGGTCACCGACCGCGCCGAATCCGACGGATACAATGCCCTGATCCTGCGCACGGCCCTGGGCTGGCGGGAAGTTTCGACCATCCGGGCGCTGTCGCGCTACCTGCACCAGATCCGCGCTCCATTCACCCAGGATTACATGTGGGAGACCTTGCGCAAGAACGCCGCGATCACGGCCACCCTCGTCGCGCTGTTCCAGGCCCGCCTCGATCCGCGCCTCGCCTTGACGGATGCCGAGCGCTCGGCGCGCGAGACGGCTCTGCTCGCCGAGATCGAGGATCAGCTCACATCAGTCGCCTCGCTCGACGAAGATCGCATCCTGCGCCGTTTCACCAATCTGGTGCAGGCAACCGTTCGCACCAATCTGTGGCAGATCGGCGAGAATGGACATCCGCGTCCGGTGATCTCCTTCAAGTTCGAGGCGCGCCGGATCGACGACTTGCCCGCTCCACGACCTCTCTACGAGATCTTTGTCTATTCACCTCGTGTCGAAGGTATTCACCTGCGCTTCGGCAAGGTTGCGCGCGGTGGCTTGCGCTGGTCCGACCGGCCGCAGGATTTCCGCACCGAGATCCTCGGCCTTGCGAAAGCGCAGCAGGTCAAGAACGCCGTGATCGTGCCGGTCGGCGCCAAGGGCGGCTTCGTGCCCAAGCGCCTGCCGCCACCTTCCAATCGCGACGCCTGGCTCGCGGAGGGCACCGAAGTCTATCGCATCTTCGTTCGCTCGCTGCTCGAACTCACCGACAATCTCGACGGCGACATCGTCGTGCCGCCCGAATCCACCTTGCGCCATGACGGCGACGACCCCTACCTTGTCGTCGCCGCCGACAAGGGCACCGCCACCTTCTCCGACGTCGCCAATGCGATCTCGGCCGAGAAGAACCATTGGCTCGGCGATGCTTTCGCATCCGGCGGCAGCCAGGGCTACGACCACAAGAAGATGGGGATCACGGCGCGCGGCGCCTGGGAGGCGGTCAAGCACCACTTCCGCGAGCTCGGCACCGACATTCAGACCATGCCGTTCACCGCGGTCGGCGTGGGCGACATGTCCGGCGACGTTTTCGGCAATGGCATGCTGCTCTCGCCGGCGACAAAGCTTGTGGCGGCTTTCGATCATCGCGACATCTTCATCGATCCCTCGCCTGATCCCTCGATCAGCTTCGCTGAGCGCAAGCGCTTGTTCGACGCGCCGCGATCGAGCTGGCAGGACTACAACAAGTCGCTGATCTCGCAGGGCGGCGGCGTGTTCTCGCGCCTGCTCAAGGCGATCCCGCTCGCTCCGGAAGTGCGCACTCTGCTCGATCTCGACAAGCCGCAAGCCACGCCTTTCGAGGTGATGACGGCGATCCTGAAGGCTCGCGCGGACCTCCTGTGGTTCGGCGGCATCGGCACCTATGTCCGGTCCTCCGGGGAAAGCGACGATCAGGTCGGGGACCGCGCCAACGATCCGATCCGCATCACGGGTGGCGACGTGCGCGCCCGGGTGATCGGCGAAGGGGCCAACCTCGGCGTCACCCAGCGCGGCCGCATTGAAGCGGCGCTGAAGGGCGTCAAGCTCAACACCGACGCCATCGACAATTCGGCCGGCGTGAACACGTCCGACGTCGAGGTCAATATCAAGATCGCGCTGGCGCGCCCCGAGCGCGAGGGACGCCTAAGTCCTACTGACCGCAACAGCCTGCTTGCCGCGATGACCGACGAGGTCGGCGCGCTGGTGCTGCGCAATAACTATCTGCAGACGCTGGCGCTCTCGCTGGCCGAGCGCAAGGGGGTGGCCGAGACCGGCTTCCTCGCCCGCCTGATGCAGTCGCTCGAGCAGCGCGGCTTGCTCAGCCGCGCGGTGGAGTTCTTGCCCGACGACGCAGCGCTCACCGAGCGCACACGGCGCGGCCAGTTCCTGACGCGGCCCGAGCTTGCCGTGTTGCTCGCCTACGCGAAGCTGACCCTCTACGATGATCTGCTCGTCACCAGCGTGCCCGATGACCCCTATCTTGCCCGCGAGTTATCTCAGTATTTTCCGCGCGAGGTTCGGGACAAATTCCCGACGGCGGTCGACTTCCATCGCCTGCGACGGGAGATCATCGCGACCAGTCTCGTCAATGCCGTGATCAACCGCGGCGGCCCGGCCTGCGTCGTGCGCCTGATCGACGAGACGGATGCCGATATCCCAACCATCGTCATGGCCTACGTGGCGGTGGACGAATCCTACGGGCTGAAGTGGCTCAATGACGCGATCGATGCACTCGACGCCTGCATCGACGGGCAGTTGCAGCTGTCGCTCTACGCGACCGTCCAAGATCTCCTGCTCTCCCGCATGGTCTGGTACGTGCGCAATGTTGATTTCAAGGATGGCCTCGAGGCGGTCATCGCGCGTTTCGGCCCGGCGATCCGCGAGATCGTCGCCGGGCTCGACACCGCCCTGCCGCCGGACTTGCAAGCCGCGCGCAGCAAGCGTCGACAGGACCTGACCGATGCTGGTGTCCCGGCCGGCCTTGCCGGCGAGCTCGCCGATCTTGACGCTCTGGTCTCGGCACCCGACATCGTGACGGTTGCCGAGCGCACCACGCGCCCCATCGGTGACGCCGCCGCGACCTTCTTCGACGCCGAGGCGAATTTCCGTCTCGACCGCATCATCGCCGCCGCGCGCAGCGTGCCGGCAAACGATTATTTCGAACGTATGGCCATTGATCGCGCCGTTGAGCAGATCGCTGGCGCCGAAAGAAGGCTGGCCGCGGATATGCTGGCAACCGGTCAGTCCGGCCATCCGGCCGTCGAGACATGGCTCGCGGCTCACCCCGAAGCGACGCGTATCCGCCGCTCGGTCGAGGAAATTGCTGCCAGCGGCCTGACGCTCGCCAAGCTGACGGTGGCGGCGAACCTGCTGGGGGACCTGGTCAAAGCCTGA